A part of Paenibacillus donghaensis genomic DNA contains:
- a CDS encoding ABC transporter substrate-binding protein, whose translation MRNKLFSLSFVMALSLSTALTGCGSNNNNNTGAAATEQPVATTAPETATNAPAEATKEPAAGGADISGKITFLTNRTDMIGKEYDEYLKRFNEKYPNIEVELEASQTDYNQQSKVRMASGELPDIMFIPTIPNSDLPKYFAELDDLGLNDQITFKDFKSFEGKLYGITTGNSTSGIVYNKKAFADAGITEVPKTWDDFLAACEKLKANGVIPLASNFKDKWPLNDWVYAVPRIIEGKADFPNDKLGSDTPFTMDNGYGKSFSLLRELNEKGYLEKDINSTNWEQSKKDIASGKFAMYFLGNWVINQITGAGTTSDNVGFFPLPYDNSGTPVAPLSPDFFYAVAKDSKHVDAAKAFVKWMIEESGYEDFAGFISPLKGKESTLPQLKEFQSTGVVLQEGTVDNATVTEISNKAQLDLPAVLQEFVLAKDPQTVFDKWNKAWAKAKKDLGH comes from the coding sequence ATGAGAAACAAGTTATTTTCGTTATCTTTTGTTATGGCACTTTCCTTATCAACAGCCCTTACCGGCTGTGGTTCAAACAACAATAACAATACTGGCGCTGCAGCAACTGAGCAGCCTGTAGCTACAACGGCTCCCGAAACTGCAACGAATGCTCCCGCTGAAGCCACAAAAGAACCGGCTGCGGGCGGTGCCGACATCAGCGGCAAAATCACCTTCCTGACCAACCGCACAGACATGATCGGCAAAGAATACGACGAATATTTAAAGCGCTTTAATGAGAAATATCCGAACATTGAGGTCGAGCTGGAAGCTTCCCAGACCGACTACAACCAACAGTCTAAAGTAAGAATGGCCAGCGGGGAGCTGCCGGATATCATGTTTATCCCTACGATCCCGAACTCCGACCTGCCGAAATATTTCGCAGAGCTGGATGATCTGGGCTTGAACGATCAAATTACCTTCAAAGACTTCAAGTCCTTCGAAGGCAAGCTCTACGGCATTACCACAGGGAACTCCACTTCAGGCATTGTTTATAACAAAAAAGCCTTTGCCGATGCCGGCATTACCGAAGTGCCGAAGACCTGGGATGACTTCCTGGCCGCCTGCGAGAAGCTGAAAGCCAATGGTGTCATTCCGCTGGCCTCCAACTTCAAGGATAAATGGCCGCTGAACGACTGGGTATATGCTGTGCCCCGCATCATTGAAGGCAAGGCCGATTTCCCGAACGACAAGCTGGGCAGTGATACTCCTTTTACCATGGACAACGGGTACGGCAAATCGTTCAGTCTGCTCAGAGAGCTTAACGAAAAGGGTTATCTGGAGAAAGACATCAACTCCACCAACTGGGAGCAATCGAAGAAGGATATCGCTTCCGGCAAATTCGCCATGTACTTCCTGGGCAACTGGGTGATCAACCAGATCACCGGTGCCGGCACTACCTCTGACAATGTAGGCTTCTTCCCATTGCCTTATGACAATTCCGGCACACCTGTCGCACCGCTCAGCCCGGATTTCTTCTATGCCGTTGCCAAAGACAGCAAGCATGTGGATGCCGCCAAGGCTTTTGTGAAATGGATGATTGAAGAGTCAGGCTACGAGGATTTCGCCGGCTTCATCTCCCCGCTGAAGGGCAAAGAGTCCACATTGCCTCAGCTGAAGGAATTCCAATCGACCGGAGTGGTGCTGCAGGAAGGCACGGTGGACAATGCCACGGTTACCGAGATCAGCAACAAGGCACAGCTTGACCTACCGGCTGTTCTGCAGGAATTCGTATTGGCCAAGGACCCGCAAACCGTCTTTGACAAATGGAATAAAGCCTGGGCCAAAGCCAAAAAAGACCTCGGCCATTAG
- a CDS encoding beta-mannosidase gives MKTIKLENWEFRACDNETWLPAVVPGTVHTDLLRNELISQPFIGKNEHELQWIDKIEWEYRSKLRLEKDWQSLAITELVFAGLDTYADVYVNQVHVLSADNMFRSWTVNVKGLLAAGDNEILVRFRSVVKEDLPKLAQLGYDLPAPNDQSELGGLEAKRISVFARKAPYHYGWDWGPRLLTSGIWREAVLQGRDTAVITDLYIRQNAVKQEEARLTAVVEVDTPEVWEGMLRITAEGQEWMQTVTLPSGKRTVELELVIDHPRLWWCNGLGAPELTSIQAELLQSGTAVDRAEVTTGLREIKLIRKPDDRGASFHFELNGVPVFAKGANHIPNDSFITEVTEERYRHEIATAVESNMNMLRVWGGGIYEEEPFYRLCDEYGLLVWQDFMFACSMYPGDESFLDNVRKEAEYNVRRLRNHPCIALWCGNNEIDSAWSHYEDDKGWGWKEGYSSEIRETLWGYYEEIFHRILPEAVAAYHPGADYWPSSPLRELTKDINQHATRIMGEGDIHYWGVWHGMEPFENYNVKVGRFMSEYGFQSFPELKSVLSYAEEADMELESEVMLAHQKNGRGNLLIKEYMDIYLPQPKDFRSFLYMSQILQAEAMRIAIESHRRNKPYCMGTLYWQMNDCWPVASWASMDYYGRWKALQYTVRRSFQDVLLSIEEMDGVNLQVHAVSDLRKPLAGELVLRLHDFSGSLLREWKQPVQLEADSAAVVFTVPTAELLEGCDPCQVVLLASLMADGSLLERKEHYFDVGKDIKLSRPVLTVTEIPGSVGFMVSSDVLARGVYLTAEEEGVFSDNFFDLLPGEPKTVQFMLRGNREQAFIPAAPKGLEIRSMADYVQEDLLG, from the coding sequence ATGAAAACAATCAAGCTAGAGAACTGGGAATTTAGAGCCTGTGACAATGAAACGTGGCTTCCGGCGGTTGTGCCGGGAACCGTACACACTGATCTGCTGCGCAATGAACTCATTTCGCAACCTTTCATTGGAAAGAACGAGCACGAACTGCAATGGATCGACAAGATAGAATGGGAGTACAGAAGCAAACTGCGGCTGGAAAAGGATTGGCAGAGTCTGGCTATTACGGAACTGGTCTTTGCGGGTCTGGACACCTATGCCGATGTTTATGTGAATCAGGTCCATGTGCTGTCAGCAGACAACATGTTCCGGTCCTGGACTGTAAACGTCAAAGGCCTGCTGGCAGCTGGTGATAATGAGATTCTTGTAAGATTCCGTTCTGTGGTTAAGGAAGACCTGCCTAAGCTGGCTCAGCTGGGTTATGATCTGCCGGCCCCTAATGATCAATCAGAGCTGGGCGGACTTGAGGCGAAACGGATTAGTGTGTTTGCGCGCAAAGCCCCATATCATTATGGCTGGGACTGGGGCCCGAGACTTCTGACCAGCGGAATCTGGCGGGAGGCTGTGCTGCAAGGCCGGGATACTGCAGTAATTACGGATCTCTATATCCGTCAGAATGCAGTCAAGCAGGAAGAGGCGCGGCTTACGGCTGTCGTGGAAGTGGACACGCCGGAGGTGTGGGAGGGCATGCTGCGGATCACTGCGGAAGGACAGGAATGGATGCAAACGGTTACTCTTCCTTCTGGCAAGCGTACAGTGGAACTGGAGCTCGTAATTGATCATCCGCGCCTGTGGTGGTGCAATGGACTAGGAGCGCCTGAATTAACCTCAATCCAGGCGGAGCTGCTGCAGAGCGGGACGGCAGTAGACCGTGCTGAAGTGACCACCGGACTGCGGGAGATCAAGCTGATCCGCAAACCGGATGACCGGGGCGCTTCGTTTCATTTTGAGCTGAACGGTGTTCCGGTGTTCGCCAAGGGCGCAAACCATATTCCGAACGATAGCTTCATCACGGAAGTAACTGAGGAACGCTACCGGCACGAGATCGCGACAGCGGTAGAGTCGAACATGAACATGCTGCGGGTGTGGGGCGGCGGGATTTATGAGGAAGAGCCCTTTTATCGGCTGTGTGATGAGTATGGGCTGTTGGTTTGGCAGGATTTCATGTTTGCCTGCAGCATGTACCCGGGAGATGAGTCTTTTCTTGATAATGTGCGGAAAGAAGCGGAATACAACGTGCGCAGATTACGCAATCACCCCTGCATCGCCCTGTGGTGCGGCAACAATGAGATTGACTCTGCCTGGTCTCATTATGAGGACGATAAGGGCTGGGGCTGGAAAGAAGGCTACAGCAGCGAAATCCGCGAGACGCTCTGGGGTTATTACGAGGAGATCTTCCACCGTATTCTGCCGGAAGCGGTAGCGGCCTATCATCCGGGTGCCGATTACTGGCCATCCTCTCCGCTGCGTGAGCTTACTAAGGATATAAACCAGCATGCAACACGGATCATGGGTGAGGGAGATATTCATTACTGGGGCGTGTGGCACGGGATGGAGCCTTTTGAGAATTATAACGTCAAGGTGGGCCGCTTCATGAGCGAATACGGCTTTCAGTCCTTCCCTGAGCTGAAATCAGTGCTGAGTTACGCGGAGGAAGCGGATATGGAGCTGGAATCTGAAGTCATGCTGGCGCACCAGAAGAACGGACGCGGCAATCTGCTTATTAAAGAATATATGGACATCTATCTGCCGCAGCCTAAGGACTTCAGGTCATTCCTGTATATGAGCCAGATTCTTCAGGCGGAGGCGATGAGAATCGCGATTGAGAGCCATAGAAGAAACAAGCCTTATTGCATGGGCACCTTGTATTGGCAGATGAACGACTGCTGGCCGGTAGCCTCTTGGGCGAGCATGGATTACTACGGACGTTGGAAAGCACTGCAATATACCGTGCGCCGAAGCTTCCAGGATGTCCTGCTCTCCATTGAAGAGATGGACGGGGTGAACCTGCAAGTACATGCCGTTTCAGATCTTCGGAAGCCGCTGGCTGGTGAACTGGTACTCCGGCTGCATGATTTCAGCGGTTCGCTATTGCGGGAATGGAAGCAGCCGGTTCAGCTGGAGGCCGATTCGGCGGCGGTGGTATTTACAGTGCCGACTGCGGAATTACTGGAGGGCTGCGATCCATGCCAAGTGGTGTTGCTGGCTTCTCTAATGGCGGATGGCTCTCTACTGGAGCGGAAGGAGCACTACTTCGATGTGGGCAAGGACATCAAGCTTAGCCGGCCGGTTCTAACGGTAACGGAGATTCCGGGCAGCGTGGGCTTTATGGTCAGCAGCGACGTGCTGGCCAGAGGGGTGTATCTGACAGCCGAAGAGGAAGGCGTCTTCTCGGACAACTTCTTCGATCTGCTTCCGGGCGAGCCGAAGACGGTACAGTTTATGCTGCGGGGCAATCGAGAGCAGGCCTTCATACCGGCTGCGCCGAAGGGGCTTGAGATTCGTTCGATGGCTGACTATGTACAGGAAGATTTACTGGGCTAA
- a CDS encoding alpha-galactosidase yields the protein MAIWIQEDKGTFHLQSKGMSYIISLVNNYPVHVYWGKKLRQDGNLDGLPHLAGNTALDRLPQEYPQYGTGDFRVPAYQVKLGDGTRITELRYSGYRVLPGKPKLAGLPAVYVESPEEADTLELVLRDDYASLNVILRYTVYRDTDVITRSVEFVNDGPAALELLRALSASVDFPEDGEFDLIYLSGGWSREANLTRRRLVQGTTALQSRRGMSSHQHNPFAALAKPGADEHQGEVYGFSLVYSGGFAAEAEVDAFGATRLCIGLNPFDFSWHLAAGESFQTPEAVMVYSDEGLGGMSRIYHRLYRTRLVRGMYRDKERPILVNNWEATYFNFDADKLVEIAAEGSKLGIELFVLDDGWFGKRDSDNSSLGDWTEDLRKLPGGLADVAKRVNDLGMQFGLWVEPEMISPDSELYRAHPDWCLHVPGRRRTEARWQLVLDFTREEVRQYIYDALSRIFSTVPVSYVKWDMNRNLTEIGSACLPAERQGETAHRYVLGLYELIERLTTDFPHILFESCSSGGGRFDPGLLYYMPQTWTSDDTDAAERLKIQYGTSLVYPVSSMGAHVSAVPNHQVGRVTPLSFRGDVAMSGNFGYELDLTKFTDEEKELVKEQVANYKGIRGLVQQGNLYRLQSPFEGNETAWMFVSDDQREALVYYFRVMAVPYPPRRTLKLRGLNPHIDYSVQGSGEVYGGDRLMQAGLALPDIQQDYVSGCYRLSARL from the coding sequence GTGGCAATTTGGATACAGGAAGACAAGGGAACCTTTCATTTACAAAGCAAGGGTATGAGTTATATTATCAGCCTGGTCAATAACTATCCGGTGCATGTATATTGGGGCAAAAAACTGCGCCAGGACGGCAATCTGGACGGACTGCCGCATCTGGCGGGCAACACCGCCCTGGACCGGCTTCCGCAGGAATATCCGCAGTACGGCACGGGAGATTTCCGCGTGCCGGCCTATCAGGTCAAGCTGGGAGACGGCACGCGGATTACCGAGCTGCGCTACAGCGGATACCGGGTGTTGCCGGGCAAACCGAAGCTTGCAGGGCTTCCGGCGGTGTACGTTGAGTCTCCGGAGGAAGCGGATACGCTGGAGCTTGTCCTGCGCGACGATTATGCGTCGCTGAACGTTATATTGCGCTATACCGTCTACCGCGACACGGATGTCATCACCCGTTCGGTAGAATTCGTGAACGACGGCCCGGCCGCGCTTGAGCTGCTGCGCGCGCTGAGCGCCTCTGTCGATTTCCCGGAAGACGGCGAGTTTGATCTGATCTATCTGTCCGGCGGCTGGTCCCGGGAAGCGAACCTGACCCGCAGACGCCTGGTGCAGGGTACCACGGCGCTCCAGTCCCGCCGCGGAATGAGCAGCCATCAGCACAATCCGTTTGCCGCGCTGGCCAAGCCCGGTGCAGATGAGCACCAGGGTGAGGTATACGGCTTCTCGCTGGTCTACAGCGGCGGATTCGCGGCTGAAGCCGAGGTGGACGCCTTCGGCGCGACCCGTCTCTGCATTGGCCTGAATCCCTTTGATTTCTCCTGGCATCTGGCTGCAGGAGAAAGCTTCCAGACCCCCGAAGCCGTTATGGTCTACTCGGATGAAGGACTCGGGGGCATGTCGCGGATTTACCACCGCCTGTACCGCACCCGCTTGGTGAGGGGGATGTACCGCGACAAGGAGCGGCCGATTCTGGTGAACAACTGGGAGGCGACCTATTTCAATTTCGATGCCGACAAGCTGGTGGAGATCGCCGCCGAAGGCTCGAAGCTGGGCATCGAGCTGTTTGTGCTAGACGACGGCTGGTTCGGCAAGCGCGATTCCGACAACTCTTCGCTCGGCGACTGGACCGAGGACCTGCGTAAGCTACCGGGCGGACTGGCAGATGTAGCGAAGCGGGTCAACGACCTTGGCATGCAATTCGGCCTGTGGGTGGAGCCGGAAATGATCTCGCCGGACAGCGAGCTGTACCGCGCCCATCCGGACTGGTGCCTTCATGTGCCGGGACGCCGCCGCACCGAAGCCCGCTGGCAGCTCGTGCTGGACTTCACCCGTGAGGAGGTCCGGCAGTACATCTATGATGCGCTGAGCCGGATCTTCTCCACCGTGCCGGTCTCTTATGTCAAATGGGATATGAACCGCAATCTGACGGAGATCGGCTCGGCCTGCCTGCCGGCTGAGCGCCAGGGGGAAACCGCTCACCGCTATGTGCTGGGCCTGTATGAGCTGATTGAGCGCCTGACAACGGACTTCCCGCATATTCTGTTCGAGAGCTGCTCCAGCGGCGGCGGCCGCTTCGATCCGGGCCTGCTCTACTACATGCCGCAGACCTGGACCAGCGACGACACCGACGCTGCGGAACGCCTGAAGATCCAGTACGGCACCAGCCTGGTGTATCCGGTCAGCTCGATGGGCGCGCATGTCTCGGCAGTTCCGAATCACCAGGTCGGACGTGTCACGCCGCTGTCCTTCCGTGGGGATGTGGCCATGTCCGGCAACTTCGGTTATGAGCTTGACCTGACGAAGTTCACGGATGAGGAGAAGGAGCTGGTGAAAGAGCAGGTAGCGAATTACAAGGGAATTCGCGGCCTTGTGCAGCAGGGTAACCTGTACCGGCTGCAGAGTCCGTTCGAGGGCAACGAGACGGCCTGGATGTTCGTCTCGGACGATCAGCGAGAGGCGCTGGTGTATTACTTCCGGGTAATGGCCGTGCCTTACCCGCCGCGCCGGACGCTGAAGCTCCGGGGATTGAACCCGCACATCGACTACTCGGTGCAAGGCAGCGGCGAGGTCTATGGCGGCGACCGGCTGATGCAGGCCGGGCTGGCGCTGCCGGACATCCAGCAAGACTACGTCAGCGGATGCTATCGGTTGAGCGCACGGCTATAG
- a CDS encoding ABC transporter permease: MLKEAMQEVRSKITPKFLILSLLLIVAIISSAVYRSQNYELRDGLNFFTFTLDGTLPISFPIITVLVYAASFSEEVHHRFLTYTRMRRPIIETIYIKLIANVILTCLFFFILVYVCFTFAYYIEPLLGIAKYDPEGYGLTQENIAADTYTRHTFTQLLRYGTFTYSILYSLWVGINAAVYSAISFCLVILLKNRFLALSLPYITYIVVTLSFASLGLNTYRPTYALFPFDYMQSPIWTACVPFLVLAGTLALLILYLRPTLSKADSLI, encoded by the coding sequence ATGCTTAAAGAAGCAATGCAGGAAGTTAGAAGCAAGATTACGCCTAAGTTTCTAATTTTATCACTTTTGTTGATTGTCGCTATAATTTCTTCTGCCGTATACAGGAGCCAAAACTATGAATTAAGAGATGGACTTAATTTTTTCACATTTACATTGGACGGAACATTGCCTATTTCTTTTCCGATTATTACCGTTTTGGTATACGCAGCTTCGTTCTCTGAGGAAGTTCATCATCGGTTTCTAACCTACACCCGTATGCGCAGGCCAATTATAGAAACGATTTATATCAAACTGATAGCCAATGTAATACTTACATGTCTGTTCTTTTTTATTTTGGTTTATGTTTGTTTTACATTTGCTTATTATATTGAGCCATTATTGGGAATCGCAAAATATGATCCGGAAGGTTACGGTTTGACACAAGAAAACATAGCAGCAGACACGTACACCCGTCATACTTTTACACAACTTCTTCGGTATGGCACTTTTACTTACAGCATCTTATATTCGCTTTGGGTGGGAATAAACGCTGCCGTATACTCGGCGATCAGCTTTTGTCTGGTGATTCTGCTTAAGAACCGTTTTCTGGCCCTGTCTCTGCCTTATATCACTTATATAGTAGTTACACTATCGTTCGCATCATTGGGTTTAAATACCTATCGGCCCACTTATGCTCTGTTTCCATTTGATTACATGCAAAGCCCGATTTGGACTGCATGTGTACCCTTCCTTGTTCTTGCAGGAACTCTAGCACTGCTAATCTTATACCTTAGACCAACCCTCTCGAAGGCAGATAGCTTAATATGA
- a CDS encoding ATP-binding cassette domain-containing protein: MKLIEMANVSKSFKGNLLLSEVNATFEQGKIYGITGPNGSGKSVLFKLICGFIKPDHGEVWIHPDYRMKNSDFPSNFGIIIDRPGYLAGQTGFENLRRWAEIQHKISDREIQNTMRLVGLDPAARQKMRSYSLGMKQKIALAQAIMEKQEVLILDEPFNALDSDSVKSVRELLLSYKQEGRTILLTSHNQEDIDLLCDQVFKIRRQMLEVVYTLT; this comes from the coding sequence ATGAAGCTGATCGAAATGGCTAATGTGAGTAAATCATTTAAAGGTAATCTATTGTTAAGCGAGGTGAACGCGACTTTTGAGCAAGGTAAGATTTATGGAATTACAGGTCCGAATGGTTCGGGCAAATCGGTCCTGTTCAAGTTAATTTGTGGGTTCATCAAGCCGGATCACGGAGAAGTGTGGATTCATCCCGATTACCGTATGAAGAATAGTGATTTCCCCAGTAACTTTGGAATTATTATTGACCGTCCTGGTTATTTGGCGGGGCAGACCGGCTTTGAAAATTTAAGAAGATGGGCAGAGATTCAGCATAAAATTAGCGACAGGGAGATTCAAAATACGATGCGTCTTGTAGGATTAGATCCTGCTGCCCGTCAAAAGATGAGAAGCTATTCTCTGGGAATGAAACAAAAGATCGCGCTGGCCCAGGCCATTATGGAGAAACAGGAAGTGCTGATTCTGGATGAACCCTTCAACGCTCTGGACAGTGATAGTGTAAAATCTGTACGTGAACTGCTCCTGAGCTATAAACAAGAGGGTAGAACCATACTGTTAACGAGTCATAACCAGGAAGATATTGATCTGCTGTGTGATCAGGTATTTAAAATCCGCAGACAAATGCTGGAGGTTGTTTACACATTGACTTGA
- a CDS encoding CYTH domain-containing protein, translating to MAMEIERKFLLPEYPQQLINEGALRIITRHSIDQTYLAIDGGQELRVRKITDLDTGEITFTHTFKDGKGISREEIEYGISAGLYNQMIEAVKAIPLVKERITGEWNGVTVEIDLYTQLELSVLEVEFESLEAAVSFVAPEWFGEDVSTERQYSNKTVWKALQSQKA from the coding sequence GTGGCTATGGAGATTGAACGCAAATTTCTGCTGCCGGAGTATCCGCAGCAGCTGATCAATGAAGGGGCGCTGCGTATTATAACGCGCCACAGTATTGACCAGACTTATCTGGCGATTGACGGCGGCCAGGAGCTGAGAGTGCGCAAGATTACGGATCTCGATACAGGAGAGATCACGTTTACGCATACGTTTAAGGATGGCAAGGGAATCAGCCGCGAAGAGATTGAATATGGCATCTCGGCAGGTCTGTATAACCAGATGATCGAAGCCGTCAAGGCAATCCCCCTCGTCAAGGAGCGCATTACGGGCGAGTGGAACGGAGTTACCGTGGAGATTGATCTGTACACCCAGCTGGAACTATCGGTGCTTGAGGTGGAATTTGAGTCGCTGGAGGCCGCAGTAAGCTTCGTAGCGCCGGAGTGGTTCGGTGAGGATGTCAGCACAGAGCGACAGTACAGCAACAAGACGGTTTGGAAAGCCCTCCAGAGTCAAAAAGCTTAG
- the thrC gene encoding threonine synthase: MKFISTRGNVEPKGFIDTVLMGLADDGGLMVPSEIPQVSAATLAEWRTLSYQELFLKIVTLYTNDEIPYEDLKQMAYTSYGNFRAPEVTPLHKVSDSLHVLELFHGPTFAFKDVALQFMGELYSYISKKRGEIIHILGATSGDTGAAAIQGVRGKEGIKICILHPHGKVSKVQELQMTTVDDSNVLNLSVEGNFDDCQQVIKELFGDLDFKSRYHLRAINSINFVRILAQTVYYFYAYLQIDGSADKQINFSVPSGNFGNIFSGYLAKRMGLPIRKLMIATNENNILERFVNTGEYKPGGFTSTYSPSMDIQVASNFERYLYYLVGEDSAKLSAYMSGLQREGSITVSGADLQRVQADFSALGVKNAQCLETITKYSGESGYLLDPHTACGVAAYEALGGPDETTITFATAHPAKFNEAIQLTGIGQEFPAPIQALFEMPQHQTLVDYDKAEIVRQLQAFYG; the protein is encoded by the coding sequence ATGAAATTTATAAGCACAAGAGGCAATGTGGAGCCGAAGGGCTTTATCGATACGGTTCTGATGGGACTGGCGGATGATGGCGGGCTGATGGTGCCATCCGAGATTCCGCAGGTCTCGGCAGCTACGCTTGCGGAATGGAGAACGCTCAGCTACCAGGAGCTGTTCCTGAAGATTGTTACCCTATATACCAATGACGAGATTCCATATGAGGATCTGAAGCAGATGGCTTATACCAGCTACGGCAATTTCCGCGCGCCGGAAGTGACGCCTCTTCATAAGGTAAGTGATTCGCTGCATGTGCTGGAGCTGTTCCACGGGCCGACCTTTGCCTTCAAGGACGTGGCCCTGCAGTTTATGGGTGAGCTGTATTCCTATATTTCCAAAAAACGCGGCGAGATCATCCACATCCTGGGCGCAACCTCAGGCGATACTGGGGCGGCGGCGATCCAGGGCGTGCGCGGCAAGGAAGGCATCAAGATCTGTATTCTGCATCCCCACGGCAAAGTCAGCAAGGTGCAGGAGCTGCAGATGACCACCGTTGATGACAGCAATGTGCTGAACCTGTCGGTGGAAGGCAACTTCGATGATTGCCAGCAGGTGATCAAGGAGCTGTTCGGCGATCTGGACTTCAAGAGCCGGTATCACCTGCGGGCGATTAACTCGATTAACTTCGTGCGGATTCTGGCGCAGACGGTTTACTATTTCTATGCCTACCTGCAGATAGACGGCAGTGCGGACAAGCAGATCAACTTCAGTGTGCCTTCCGGCAACTTCGGCAATATTTTCTCCGGCTATCTGGCCAAAAGAATGGGGCTGCCCATCCGCAAGCTGATGATCGCCACGAACGAAAACAATATTCTGGAGCGCTTCGTGAACACGGGCGAATACAAGCCCGGCGGCTTCACCAGCACCTACAGCCCGTCGATGGACATCCAGGTGGCAAGCAACTTTGAACGTTACCTGTATTATCTTGTGGGCGAAGATTCCGCGAAGCTGTCCGCCTATATGAGCGGGCTGCAGCGTGAGGGGAGTATTACCGTTTCGGGTGCGGACCTGCAGCGGGTGCAGGCGGATTTCTCCGCGCTTGGCGTGAAGAACGCCCAGTGTCTGGAGACCATCACCAAATACAGCGGCGAGAGCGGATATCTGCTCGACCCGCATACGGCCTGCGGCGTTGCCGCCTACGAGGCCTTGGGCGGCCCGGATGAAACTACGATAACGTTCGCTACCGCGCATCCTGCCAAATTTAATGAAGCGATTCAGCTGACGGGTATCGGACAGGAGTTCCCGGCCCCGATTCAGGCACTGTTCGAAATGCCGCAGCATCAGACCTTGGTTGATTACGACAAAGCGGAGATTGTGCGGCAGCTGCAGGCTTTCTACGGCTAA
- a CDS encoding PucR family transcriptional regulator, with product MDVTLNELQRERIEIEHYTASLFTAYISGAGLSAIVNTAAELLGNPVIVVDASFKIVAHSSQEDIDDYIWRENIRKGYCSYDFIAAVNRMESVRRGKQTDASYEVACEETANTKLISKINVGGKQIGNILLLGCKIPFRPRDPELLAIAATILAEEMGKSSYYRNAKNIKVEDFICGLLDQQPQDLCTIRDRMLSAGLKFGTQLLVLLFDLTRYEGSGRYDDYLRERLQHFFPGSPCTYYEGRIMMIHDGTLSKELVRSKPLQQFLNQTGITIGLSSMFSSLTQCRIHYLQALSAIRIGQILCPGQQLTYYTDIQLYELLSADVLSGEAQVYRDPELLMLQEYDATHQSTLYHTFFVYLKNNRNMQLASEELYIHRNTLRYKLEHIARLLDTDFSDSEKMLAYYVSYKVADFCEKAREQQQVAQHLR from the coding sequence ATGGATGTTACCTTAAATGAGCTGCAGCGTGAAAGAATCGAAATCGAGCATTACACCGCATCGTTGTTCACGGCATACATTTCTGGCGCAGGCCTTTCGGCAATTGTGAACACAGCAGCAGAGCTGCTGGGAAATCCCGTTATCGTGGTTGACGCAAGCTTCAAGATTGTGGCCCACTCCAGCCAGGAAGATATAGACGATTACATATGGCGTGAGAATATCCGCAAGGGCTATTGCTCTTATGACTTTATTGCAGCTGTGAACAGAATGGAAAGTGTCCGGCGGGGGAAGCAAACCGATGCCTCCTATGAAGTCGCCTGCGAGGAAACGGCAAATACCAAGCTGATCTCCAAAATAAATGTAGGCGGCAAACAAATCGGCAACATCCTGCTGCTCGGCTGCAAGATCCCTTTCCGGCCCAGAGATCCTGAACTGCTGGCGATTGCCGCCACCATCCTTGCGGAAGAAATGGGCAAGAGCAGCTACTACCGCAACGCCAAAAATATAAAGGTGGAGGATTTCATCTGCGGACTGCTGGACCAGCAGCCACAGGATCTATGCACCATCCGGGACCGGATGTTGTCTGCAGGCTTAAAGTTCGGAACACAGCTGCTTGTGCTGCTGTTCGACCTAACCCGCTATGAAGGCTCGGGTCGTTATGACGACTATTTAAGAGAGCGTTTACAACATTTTTTCCCCGGCAGTCCCTGCACCTATTACGAGGGGCGGATTATGATGATCCATGATGGAACCCTCTCCAAAGAGCTTGTCCGCAGCAAGCCGCTGCAGCAATTTCTCAACCAGACCGGCATCACCATAGGTCTCAGCAGTATGTTCTCCAGTCTGACCCAGTGCAGAATACACTACCTGCAAGCCTTAAGCGCAATCCGCATCGGCCAGATTCTCTGCCCCGGGCAGCAGCTGACGTACTATACCGATATCCAGCTCTATGAGCTGCTTTCAGCCGATGTGCTGTCCGGCGAGGCGCAGGTATACCGTGATCCCGAATTGCTCATGCTGCAGGAATACGATGCCACCCACCAGTCCACCCTGTACCACACCTTTTTTGTTTATCTCAAAAACAACCGGAATATGCAGCTCGCTTCCGAGGAACTGTATATTCACCGGAATACGCTCAGATATAAACTGGAACATATCGCCAGACTGCTGGATACCGACTTCTCCGATTCGGAAAAAATGCTGGCCTATTACGTCTCCTACAAGGTCGCGGATTTCTGCGAGAAAGCCAGGGAACAGCAGCAGGTTGCACAGCATTTGCGGTGA